The genome window AGGTAGTGCTTTTTAATATCACCAATTGACCTTTGCGCAAAATTTTTGCAATATTCTTGCCACTGCTAATGATTGGATTTAAATCCGGTTCTTTATTCGCATTGACTGGGGTCGGGACACAGATAATGATGATCTCAACCGCTTTTAATTTATTATAATCCAAAGTAGCGCAAAGCTTTTTTTCTCGGACAAATTTAGCCAATTCTTCTTGAGGCACATCATCTATGAACGAAATCCCATGGTTTATTTTTTCTACCCGTTGTTTATCAATATCAACACCCAGGACGGTGAATCCTCGGCGGCATAATTCGAGTGCGAGGGGAAGTCCTACATAACCCATGCCGATGATTCCAACTTTTGCCTTTTTTGATCTAATCAGCTGTTTCAGCATTACGCTCCTTGTTGAAGGATTATATACAAAATTTAAAATCCGTCAAGTTCATCATCTCTCTCCTTGACACTGGTTCCATTCTGACTAAAATTAATCATGATGGATAGATTTGGTGCTTGGTTATCCAGAATTTCTATTCCCTGCATTAAATGTTGCAAGCTGCGGACTTAAAGACCAGAAAGATGTCAGATCTGAGAGATGGTATCTGGGTCAAAGGTGCCCGCGTCCATAATTTAAAAAATATTGATGTTTTTATTCCCCGGAATAAACTGGTGGTGATCACCGGTATTTCCGGCTCTGGAAAGTCATCGCTTGCATTTGATACACTTTATGCCGAAGGTAAGAGAAGATATGTGGAATCCCTTTCTGCATATGCTCGCCAGTTTTTGGGGATGATGGATAAACCAGATGTGGATGAGATCACCGGACTTTCACCCGCAATCGCTATCCAGCAACGCACCGCCGCAAAAAACCCCCGTTCTACAGTTGGAACGGTCACCGAGATCTATGATTACCTAAGGGTTCTATTCGCCCGGATCGGTATCCCATATTGTTACCGGTGCGGCCAGCGGATTGAATCCCAGACTACAGACCAGATTGTGGATGCGATACTCGCCTATCCCACGGGCACGAGGATTGAAATTCTCGCTCCGGTGATAAGGGGAAGGAAAGGAGAGTATAAAGAATATCTCCAGCGCCTCAAAAGGCGGGGATATGTACGGGTCCGGGTGAACGGAAAGATATATGAGATTGAAGAGGTCCCAGAATTGGAGCGTTATAAAAAACACAATATTGAGATTATGATTGACCGGTTGGTTCTAAAAGAAGGAATAAGAAAGCGGCTGGCGGATTCGGTGGAGATAGGATTGAAGGAAGGCGAAGGTCTTTTACTCGTGGTGTTTGAGGGCCATGAAGAAAAATTCTTCAGCCAGAAACTTGCCTGCGTGAATTGTGGGATAAGTTATCCAGAGATCTCGCCGCGGATGTTTTCTTTCAACTCACCTTATGGGGCCTGTGAGACCTGCGATGGGTTGGGGACAAAGATGGAGATCGATCCAAAAAGAGTTATCATCAATCCCCATCTTTCAATTTTGGATGGGGCAATAAAACCTTATGGGTTTCCTGGTTCCTGGCGGACAGCGATCTTGAAGGGACTCGCAAAAAAATTGAAATTTGATATAGAAAGACCCTTCAATAAATTGCCTGCCGAAGTTCGGGAGGCGATTCTTTATGGTGAGAATATTCCTATTGAAGTTGAGTATGTGCGTCGGGACGGATCGGGAAGAGGGGTCTTTCAAGAATTTTTTGAAGGGGTGATTCCTGAATTGATGCGCCGATACCGGGAGACGACCTCAGAGGCGGTCCGTGAGGAGATTGAAGATTATATGGTAATCACACCCTGCCCGGACTGCAAGGGTCGGAGATTGAAACCACAGAGTCTGGCAATAAAGGTTGGCGAGAGGAACATCGCCGAAATCACTGCCTTTTCAGTAAAGAACGCCCTCAATTTTTTCCAAAATCTAAAACTTTCAGAAAAAGAAAAGATAGTGGCGAGAGAGGTGATAAAGGAGATCATCCGACGGCTTGAATTTCTTAACGCAGTAGGGCTTGATTATCTAACCTTAGACCGGACCACGGATTCGCTGGCAGGTGGTGAAGAGCAACGGGTTCGGCTTGCGACCCAGATTGGTTCGGGACTGGTTGGTGTATTATACATCCTTGATGAGCCATCCATCGGTTTGCATCAAAGGGATAACAAAAGATTACTGGCAACCCTCAAATCGCTCCGCGACCTCGGTAATACCGTGCTCGTGGTGGAGCACGATGCAGAAACGATTCGTAGTGCCGATTACATAATTGATCTTGGTCCTGGGGCAGGTGAACAGGGTGGTTATGTAGTCTGTGCAGGAACGCCGGAGGAAGTAGCAAAAAATCCTAATTCCATCACCGGGCAATATCTTTCTGGAAAAAAAAGGATTGAGGTACCTAAGATGCGGCGGGTGAAGAAAGGTTCTTTAATAATCCGGGGTGCGCGGGCAAATAATCTGAAGTCAATTGATGTCGAAATTCCACTAGGAGTATTCGTTTGTGTCACAGGTGTCAGCGGCTCAGGAAAATCCACCCTGATCGTGGATACACTCTATCGGGCACTCGCCCAAGAATACTACCATTCCAAATATCCACCCGGTGAATACAAAGAGATTATTGGAATTGAGCAGATCGATAAGGTGATAAATATTGACCAATCACCGATTGGCCGGACACCCCGGTCCAATCCTGCGACCTATACCGGGGCATTCACACCGATTC of candidate division WOR-3 bacterium contains these proteins:
- the uvrA gene encoding excinuclease ABC subunit UvrA → MSDLRDGIWVKGARVHNLKNIDVFIPRNKLVVITGISGSGKSSLAFDTLYAEGKRRYVESLSAYARQFLGMMDKPDVDEITGLSPAIAIQQRTAAKNPRSTVGTVTEIYDYLRVLFARIGIPYCYRCGQRIESQTTDQIVDAILAYPTGTRIEILAPVIRGRKGEYKEYLQRLKRRGYVRVRVNGKIYEIEEVPELERYKKHNIEIMIDRLVLKEGIRKRLADSVEIGLKEGEGLLLVVFEGHEEKFFSQKLACVNCGISYPEISPRMFSFNSPYGACETCDGLGTKMEIDPKRVIINPHLSILDGAIKPYGFPGSWRTAILKGLAKKLKFDIERPFNKLPAEVREAILYGENIPIEVEYVRRDGSGRGVFQEFFEGVIPELMRRYRETTSEAVREEIEDYMVITPCPDCKGRRLKPQSLAIKVGERNIAEITAFSVKNALNFFQNLKLSEKEKIVAREVIKEIIRRLEFLNAVGLDYLTLDRTTDSLAGGEEQRVRLATQIGSGLVGVLYILDEPSIGLHQRDNKRLLATLKSLRDLGNTVLVVEHDAETIRSADYIIDLGPGAGEQGGYVVCAGTPEEVAKNPNSITGQYLSGKKRIEVPKMRRVKKGSLIIRGARANNLKSIDVEIPLGVFVCVTGVSGSGKSTLIVDTLYRALAQEYYHSKYPPGEYKEIIGIEQIDKVINIDQSPIGRTPRSNPATYTGAFTPIRDLFASLPEARVRGYKPGRFSFNVPGGRCEQCEGGGIIWIEMHFLPDVYITCDACQGRRFNRETLEIKYKGKNISDVLDMSVAEALEFFQHIPPIKRKLQLLYDVGLGYIKLGQPATTLSGGEAQRIKLAKELSKVATGRTLYILDEPTTGLHFEDVKLLLDVLNRLVDRGNTVVVIEHNLEVIKCADWIIDLGPEGGEEGGRVVCTGTPEEVARYTNSYTGQFLRQVL